A genomic stretch from Streptomyces sp. QL37 includes:
- a CDS encoding methylaspartate mutase, with protein MTATDRFTGFVDRAHAAGRLVVQPRMGFGELHRMRAGLAAVREADATTVGTVTLDSYTRCLDDGTARRALRDDPAGLNGFPLLAHGVPAVRALLQDCSSAGFPVQIRHGTPRPLRLFRAMAEVGTDATEGGPVSYCLPYGRVPLARAVAEWSAGCELLAAQPVPPHMETFGGCMLGQLCPPSLLVALAVLEAMFFQEHGLRGISLSYAQQIHQGQDLEALAALRRLAGERLSTTHHIVLYTFMGVFPRTEDGSRRLLAESARLAVLGGAERLVVKTQAEAHRIPTVEENVAALEYAASVAATTAGSADGPRATSSGLYEEARTLVHAALETGRTIGDCLVRAFARGVLDVPYCLHPDNANRARATIDARSMLGWSRAGGMPVTSGGAAPVTARHLTELLTFNRRRFDRDARRHPLRSAS; from the coding sequence ATGACGGCCACCGACCGGTTCACCGGCTTCGTGGACCGCGCGCACGCCGCAGGCCGTCTCGTCGTCCAGCCGCGCATGGGCTTCGGCGAACTCCACCGCATGCGGGCCGGCCTGGCCGCCGTACGGGAGGCGGACGCCACCACCGTCGGCACGGTCACCCTGGACAGCTACACCCGGTGCCTCGACGACGGGACCGCGCGTCGCGCGCTGCGGGACGACCCCGCCGGCCTCAACGGCTTCCCGCTCCTCGCCCACGGCGTCCCCGCGGTGCGGGCTCTCCTCCAGGACTGCTCGTCGGCCGGCTTCCCCGTGCAGATCCGGCACGGCACGCCCCGGCCCCTGCGGCTCTTCCGCGCGATGGCCGAGGTGGGGACGGACGCCACGGAGGGCGGCCCGGTCTCGTACTGTCTGCCCTACGGCCGGGTGCCGCTCGCGCGGGCTGTCGCCGAGTGGAGCGCGGGCTGCGAGCTGCTCGCCGCACAGCCCGTGCCCCCGCACATGGAGACGTTCGGCGGCTGCATGCTGGGTCAGCTGTGCCCGCCGTCGCTCCTGGTCGCGCTCGCGGTGCTGGAGGCCATGTTCTTCCAGGAACACGGCCTGCGCGGCATCTCGCTCAGCTACGCGCAGCAGATCCACCAGGGGCAGGACCTGGAGGCACTCGCGGCGCTGCGGCGGCTCGCCGGCGAACGGCTGTCCACCACCCACCACATCGTGCTCTACACCTTCATGGGCGTCTTCCCGCGCACCGAGGACGGCAGCCGCCGTCTCCTCGCCGAGAGCGCCCGCCTCGCCGTGCTCGGCGGCGCGGAACGCCTGGTCGTCAAGACCCAGGCCGAGGCGCACCGCATACCCACCGTCGAGGAGAACGTGGCGGCGCTCGAGTACGCGGCCTCCGTGGCCGCCACCACCGCGGGCAGCGCCGACGGCCCCCGGGCCACCTCCTCGGGCCTCTACGAGGAGGCCCGCACCCTGGTCCACGCCGCCCTGGAGACCGGCCGCACGATCGGCGACTGCCTGGTCAGGGCCTTCGCCCGGGGTGTCCTCGACGTGCCCTACTGCCTCCACCCCGATAACGCCAACCGCGCACGCGCCACGATCGACGCACGGTCCATGCTCGGCTGGAGCCGGGCCGGCGGCATGCCCGTGACGTCCGGGGGAGCGGCGCCGGTCACCGCGCGCCACCTGACCGAGCTGCTCACCTTCAACCGTCGGCGCTTCGACCGCGACGCCCGACGCCACCCGCTGAGGAGCGCCTCATGA
- a CDS encoding cobalamin-dependent protein yields the protein MNGRAFAGRRLHVVVSGLSSDAHLWNLVHLQLFLEDLGHEVANLGNTTPDATIVEACRTGRPDLLVISTVNGHGRTDGLRLIRTLRAVPSLAALPAVIGGKLGIDGRDHADARLLAAGYDAVFDDAAEGGPESGLVRFEAFLGRQAAGHSRGRPTAGAGAA from the coding sequence ATGAACGGCAGGGCCTTCGCAGGGCGTCGCCTGCACGTCGTCGTCTCCGGCCTGTCCTCCGACGCCCACCTCTGGAACCTGGTGCACCTCCAGCTGTTCCTGGAGGACCTGGGACACGAGGTGGCGAATCTGGGCAACACGACACCCGACGCCACGATCGTCGAGGCCTGCCGCACCGGCCGCCCCGACCTGCTCGTCATCAGCACGGTCAACGGCCACGGGCGGACGGACGGGCTCCGTCTGATCCGTACCCTCCGCGCCGTACCGTCACTCGCGGCCCTGCCCGCCGTCATCGGCGGCAAGCTGGGCATCGACGGCCGCGACCACGCCGACGCACGGCTGCTGGCCGCCGGATACGACGCGGTCTTCGACGACGCCGCAGAGGGCGGACCCGAATCGGGCCTGGTCCGGTTCGAGGCGTTCCTCGGCCGTCAGGCGGCCGGCCACTCCCGTGGACGGCCCACCGCCGGGGCCGGAGCCGCCTGA
- a CDS encoding LuxR C-terminal-related transcriptional regulator has product MRQGQEPVRAVQDVGVSGPGARATVPEHDTLPADEPLTDEDIRVYRQLLEVSPDADEAAAQLGLSPDRFAGSVRRLTARQLLRPDGPHRLDALSPGLAAVALTTSSQTRVRELLRRIDTTHRELGPLGPLYERQVRRGLEGGATELLTDGEAVRHRLAELSAQVRHSVLTAHPTMGSPETLRAARELDQDLLDRGVRYRTVVPHTARRQREALHHMTLLNGLGAEVRSAAVIPGRLIILDDDTAVVPTATGGAAVLRDPTVVTFLTVIFDHIWEHARPVGTGGADNEVFEDVELAVLRHLECGRSDDFIARKLGISTRTMRRYLAGLCEKLQVETRFQLGLAAARLGLLSDARPQDDGG; this is encoded by the coding sequence GTGCGCCAGGGGCAGGAGCCGGTACGCGCCGTCCAGGACGTGGGCGTCTCCGGCCCCGGGGCGCGCGCCACCGTCCCCGAACACGACACCCTCCCGGCCGACGAGCCGCTCACCGACGAGGACATCAGGGTCTACCGACAGCTCCTGGAGGTCTCGCCGGACGCGGACGAGGCCGCGGCACAACTCGGTCTGAGCCCGGACCGGTTCGCCGGGTCCGTCCGCAGGCTGACGGCCCGGCAACTGCTGCGCCCCGACGGACCGCACCGCCTCGACGCCCTCTCCCCGGGGCTCGCGGCGGTCGCACTGACCACCTCCTCCCAGACACGGGTGCGGGAACTCCTGCGGCGGATCGACACCACACACCGTGAACTCGGCCCGCTGGGGCCCCTGTACGAGCGGCAGGTGCGCCGGGGCCTCGAAGGCGGCGCGACCGAACTGCTCACCGACGGGGAGGCCGTGCGCCACCGGCTCGCCGAACTGTCCGCGCAGGTACGGCACAGCGTGCTCACGGCGCACCCCACCATGGGAAGCCCCGAGACGCTGCGCGCCGCCAGGGAGCTCGACCAGGACCTTCTGGACCGGGGGGTGCGGTACCGCACCGTCGTACCGCACACCGCCCGCCGGCAGCGCGAGGCGCTGCACCACATGACGCTCCTCAACGGCCTCGGCGCCGAGGTGCGTTCCGCCGCGGTGATCCCCGGGCGGCTGATCATCCTCGACGACGACACAGCGGTCGTGCCCACGGCGACGGGCGGCGCGGCCGTGCTCCGCGACCCGACCGTGGTCACCTTCCTCACCGTGATCTTCGACCACATCTGGGAGCACGCCCGGCCGGTCGGCACGGGCGGTGCCGACAACGAGGTCTTCGAGGACGTCGAACTGGCGGTCCTGCGCCACCTGGAGTGCGGCAGATCCGACGACTTCATCGCCCGCAAGCTGGGGATCTCCACCCGCACCATGCGCCGGTACCTCGCCGGGCTCTGCGAGAAGCTCCAGGTCGAGACCCGCTTCCAACTCGGCCTGGCGGCCGCGCGGCTGGGCCTCCTCAGCGACGCCCGGCCCCAGGACGACGGCGGATAG
- a CDS encoding DUF4188 domain-containing protein: protein MDLKVVTEPRIASAPEGTVVLLIGTRINKFWMVHRWVPVIASMIPMLIELKKNKDHGFLYSRAWFNRTVIMLQYWRSMDDLMRYSHNTTGKHRSMWAWFNRAVRNDGAVGIFHEAYIVDPARMHTVYRNIPEFGIAAATESVPQRVRPPVPGAAGAEKA from the coding sequence ATGGATCTCAAGGTCGTCACCGAACCGCGCATCGCCTCGGCACCCGAGGGCACGGTGGTGCTGCTGATCGGCACCCGGATCAACAAGTTCTGGATGGTGCACCGCTGGGTGCCCGTCATCGCCTCCATGATCCCGATGCTGATCGAGCTGAAGAAGAACAAGGACCACGGATTCCTCTACTCGCGCGCCTGGTTCAACCGGACCGTGATCATGCTCCAGTACTGGCGCAGCATGGACGATCTGATGCGCTACTCGCACAACACCACGGGCAAGCACCGCTCGATGTGGGCCTGGTTCAACCGGGCGGTGCGCAACGACGGCGCCGTCGGTATCTTCCACGAGGCCTACATCGTCGACCCGGCGCGCATGCACACCGTGTACCGGAACATACCCGAGTTCGGGATCGCCGCCGCCACGGAGTCCGTCCCGCAGCGGGTCCGTCCTCCCGTGCCCGGCGCCGCCGGCGCCGAGAAGGCCTGA
- a CDS encoding aldehyde dehydrogenase family protein, translated as MSTVTEAALLTSREIITGDELGSVPLATSGAVLSAARRAAAAAPRWAATPAAERAAVLNRAADLLLERAQEAQDLLVREGGSITGKAFYEVHAGAAELRHAAELATAPRAPHGPGSDPGRETEVRRVPLGVVGVIVPWNFPVLLGMRSVAPALALGNAVLLKPDPHTPLSGGRLFAEVLAAAGLPEGVLEVVYGDADAGAALVRSPDVAMVSFTGSTEVGREIGATAGRLLKRVVLELGGQNAYVVLPDADIEAAASAGSWGSFLHQGQICMAARRHLVHQDVVESYTEALARRAAALRIGDPYRTDAQIGPVIDRGQLTRIATAVEDAVAQGARLVTGGRVQGQFFPPTVLADVTPKMSVFHAEVFGPVATVTSFADEEEAVELANTSDYGLTAAVYTSDAGQGRALASRLRCGVVHVGDQTVNHDPHLPFGGVGASGNASGFGGQAAIDAFTRWHTLTVSSPARSYPF; from the coding sequence GTGAGCACCGTCACCGAAGCCGCCCTGCTGACGAGCCGCGAGATCATCACGGGCGACGAGCTGGGCAGCGTCCCGCTCGCCACCTCCGGCGCCGTCCTCTCGGCGGCCCGCCGGGCAGCCGCGGCCGCGCCGCGATGGGCCGCGACGCCGGCAGCCGAACGGGCCGCCGTCCTTAACCGGGCCGCCGACCTGCTGCTCGAACGCGCCCAGGAAGCCCAGGACCTGCTGGTCAGGGAAGGCGGCTCCATCACGGGCAAGGCCTTCTACGAGGTGCACGCCGGCGCGGCGGAGCTGCGCCACGCCGCCGAGCTCGCCACCGCGCCCCGGGCGCCGCACGGCCCCGGCTCCGACCCGGGCCGGGAGACCGAGGTGCGGCGCGTACCGCTGGGCGTCGTCGGCGTGATCGTGCCCTGGAACTTCCCGGTGCTGCTGGGCATGCGCTCGGTCGCCCCCGCCCTCGCGCTGGGCAACGCCGTCCTCCTCAAGCCCGACCCGCACACCCCGCTGAGCGGCGGCCGGCTCTTCGCGGAGGTACTGGCGGCGGCCGGGCTGCCCGAGGGCGTCCTGGAGGTGGTGTACGGCGACGCGGACGCGGGCGCCGCACTCGTCCGGTCGCCGGACGTCGCGATGGTCTCCTTCACCGGATCCACCGAGGTGGGCCGCGAGATCGGCGCCACCGCCGGACGGCTGCTCAAGCGCGTGGTCCTCGAACTGGGCGGACAGAACGCCTACGTCGTCCTGCCCGACGCCGACATCGAGGCCGCGGCCTCCGCCGGCTCCTGGGGCTCGTTCCTGCACCAGGGACAGATCTGCATGGCCGCCCGGCGCCACCTGGTCCACCAGGACGTCGTGGAGAGCTACACCGAGGCGCTGGCCCGCCGCGCCGCGGCGCTGCGCATCGGCGACCCGTACCGTACGGACGCCCAGATCGGCCCGGTCATCGACCGGGGCCAGCTCACCCGGATCGCCACCGCGGTCGAGGACGCCGTCGCGCAGGGGGCCCGCCTGGTCACCGGCGGACGCGTGCAGGGGCAGTTCTTCCCCCCGACCGTGCTGGCCGACGTGACGCCGAAGATGTCCGTCTTCCACGCCGAGGTGTTCGGCCCCGTGGCCACGGTGACCTCCTTCGCCGACGAGGAGGAGGCCGTGGAACTCGCCAACACCTCCGACTACGGTCTCACCGCCGCCGTCTACACCTCGGACGCCGGTCAGGGCCGGGCCCTGGCCTCCAGGCTGCGCTGCGGTGTCGTCCACGTCGGCGACCAGACGGTCAACCACGACCCCCACCTGCCGTTCGGCGGGGTCGGCGCCTCGGGCAACGCGTCGGGGTTCGGTGGGCAGGCGGCGATCGACGCCTTCACCCGCTGGCACACCCTCACGGTCAGCAGCCCGGCCCGCTCCTACCCCTTCTGA
- a CDS encoding acyl carrier protein, producing the protein MSHYDVNELVRSIVIDTLGIPTDLYSTDLVFSADLGLESLDLLDIFFRIECTAPVILSVEKCGRYLQGAVPDTEFCDARGIISGRGMVQLSTVMPQLDTARWDGKLTLDRMLSEMSVGNLVSMVENLLAEGQAAHA; encoded by the coding sequence ATGTCCCACTACGACGTGAACGAACTGGTGCGGTCGATCGTCATCGACACGCTGGGAATTCCCACGGACCTGTACAGCACGGATCTGGTCTTCTCCGCCGATCTGGGCCTCGAATCCCTGGATCTGCTCGACATATTCTTCCGCATCGAATGCACCGCACCGGTCATTCTCTCCGTCGAGAAATGCGGGCGGTATCTCCAGGGAGCAGTCCCCGACACGGAGTTCTGCGACGCCCGCGGAATCATCAGCGGGCGCGGGATGGTGCAGCTGAGCACCGTCATGCCGCAGCTCGACACCGCTCGGTGGGACGGGAAACTCACCCTCGACCGCATGCTCTCGGAAATGTCCGTCGGCAACCTCGTCTCCATGGTCGAGAACCTCCTCGCCGAAGGGCAGGCCGCCCATGCCTGA
- a CDS encoding sigma-70 family RNA polymerase sigma factor: protein MPRKANAELLAGCARGEQASWDAMVERFGRLVWSVVRSHRMSDADAEDVRQLTWLRLVQNVERIRDPERVGDWLATVARRESLKVLSRRKRLVMVGDSETLDGLSGHSESPEQITLRAQRREDAQRAIDTLSEQCRGVLMLALADPPASYDEISTALAMSVGSVGPIRTRCLRRLRRALAAADAGERLPAAAGRARCPLVSLHADLSGPRHREALVGGNPEAGAAQAGQAGQE from the coding sequence ATGCCCCGTAAAGCGAACGCGGAACTGCTGGCGGGGTGCGCACGTGGAGAACAGGCGTCCTGGGACGCCATGGTGGAACGATTCGGCAGACTTGTCTGGTCCGTTGTCCGCAGCCATCGGATGAGCGATGCCGACGCCGAGGACGTACGACAGCTGACCTGGCTCCGGCTCGTGCAGAACGTCGAGCGGATCCGGGACCCGGAACGCGTCGGTGACTGGCTGGCCACCGTCGCGCGCCGGGAATCCCTCAAGGTCCTCTCGCGCAGGAAAAGACTCGTCATGGTCGGCGACAGCGAGACCCTCGACGGACTTTCCGGTCACAGCGAGAGCCCCGAGCAGATCACACTCCGCGCCCAGCGCAGGGAGGACGCCCAGCGGGCCATCGACACACTCTCCGAGCAGTGCCGCGGCGTGCTGATGCTGGCCCTCGCCGACCCGCCGGCCTCGTACGACGAGATCTCCACGGCGCTGGCCATGTCGGTCGGCTCCGTCGGCCCCATCCGCACCCGCTGCCTGCGCAGACTCCGTCGCGCGCTGGCCGCCGCGGACGCCGGCGAACGCCTTCCGGCGGCGGCGGGGCGCGCCCGCTGCCCCCTCGTATCGCTACATGCGGACCTGTCCGGTCCGCGGCACCGGGAGGCTCTGGTGGGGGGAAACCCCGAAGCGGGGGCCGCACAGGCCGGGCAGGCCGGACAGGAGTGA
- a CDS encoding 4'-phosphopantetheinyl transferase superfamily protein translates to MDSTAPFADPLADTAEVWLLAEEDVDRFAEATGGAALLTDEERARHDRLLFPAARRRFLGARLLSRQVLSRYADVPPDSWRFRTGTYGRPEVEGCAWGLDFNITHTNGLIAAIVVRGRTAGVDAEVTPARPEAMQFAPKVFTPLENEVLRRNREGQRGHAFADSWVAKEAYTKATGMGMCRGFDAFSVHRLRDGSLAVVDEDIPERDRDLWQVQVLQIWDRYALGVAIRADRNDGGPLPVRLRSAIPDLLPEQALP, encoded by the coding sequence ATGGACAGCACGGCACCGTTCGCCGACCCGCTCGCCGACACGGCCGAGGTCTGGTTGCTGGCGGAGGAGGACGTGGACCGGTTCGCCGAGGCGACGGGCGGCGCCGCGTTGCTGACGGACGAGGAACGGGCCCGGCACGACCGGCTCCTGTTCCCGGCGGCCCGCCGCCGCTTCCTCGGCGCACGTCTCCTCTCCCGACAGGTCCTGTCCCGCTACGCCGACGTGCCCCCCGACTCCTGGCGGTTCAGGACCGGCACCTACGGGCGCCCCGAGGTCGAGGGATGCGCCTGGGGGCTCGACTTCAACATCACCCACACCAACGGTCTGATCGCGGCGATCGTGGTCCGCGGCCGGACCGCCGGCGTGGACGCGGAGGTCACCCCGGCCAGGCCCGAGGCGATGCAGTTCGCGCCGAAGGTCTTCACCCCGCTGGAGAACGAGGTCCTCCGCCGCAACCGGGAGGGCCAGCGCGGCCACGCGTTCGCCGACTCCTGGGTGGCCAAGGAGGCGTACACGAAGGCCACCGGCATGGGCATGTGCCGGGGCTTCGACGCCTTCTCCGTCCACCGGCTGAGGGACGGGAGCCTGGCGGTCGTCGACGAGGACATCCCCGAGAGGGACCGTGACCTGTGGCAGGTGCAGGTCCTCCAGATCTGGGACCGTTACGCGCTCGGCGTGGCCATCCGGGCCGACCGGAACGACGGGGGCCCGCTGCCGGTCAGGCTCCGCTCGGCGATCCCCGACCTTCTCCCGGAGCAGGCGCTCCCATGA